In Papaver somniferum cultivar HN1 chromosome 1, ASM357369v1, whole genome shotgun sequence, a genomic segment contains:
- the LOC113359510 gene encoding uncharacterized protein LOC113359510, with protein sequence MNFKSLSADEAATLEIPILEDEVLSDLKILGQNRALGPDGFQVGIILKCWYFMKTNIMKVVKDFENSGKIDWRLKSTFLALIPKKQVVEEIRDLRSISLTITIYKAISKILAERLKVMLPKLVSSQQSAFVKGRQILDSILVANECLDSRLKLGTPGLVCKIDLEKAFDNVKWFFLMEILQKMGFGNVWLLTMMFHKAEMDGLLGFFLSSSSNSVVKVSHLLFADDMLVILDDNVEQDIEGKTEIMGCSCDCFPTQYLGMPLGDKSNSTSKWDRIVEICKARLASWKRKTLSRDGKLSLIKSVLQSIPIYYFSLFMAPFKVIKSIEKKWWWRLGNEPEALWSRVVTDKHGISYLGWRTHQLKEKYGVSLWRNIFSTAEEIFKHCQFKIGKGDRIRLWEDKWSIQGSLSSLFPSLYSLSSSKNISIMDAFQNDVDGFKWNLGLNHRRRLYDTEIAELCIVIPLLDSIVLIPDMDDQFIWLGDKKGTFSVKTAYINYSQGIDPIIPFPSYKVWSRAWPRRVGFFLWKVCLNRLPTLSNLHHRNSALDSPNLCYLCGLTEETEDHLLLQCTSAISVWNYFMNFVGGGSPILHTVKEVIVGWKNPPLSAQGKQLWKRLPTAIPWGLWKARNDIAFSGKTFKLQGVIRDIKIDAFNIEAWIALRASIQRV encoded by the exons ATGAATTTCAAATCCCTTTCTGCTGACGAAGCTGCCACGTTGGAAATACCAATCCTTGAAGATGAAGTGTTATCGGACCTCAAGATTCTTGGTCAGAATAGGGCCCTTGGTCCTGACGGATTTCAAGTCGGGATAATCCTGAAATGTTGGTACTTCATGAAGACAAATATTATGAAAGTGGTGAAAGACTTCGAGAATTCAGGAAAAATTGATTGGCGTTTAAAATCAACCTTCTTAGCTTTAATCCCAAAGAAGCAGGTGGTTGAGGAGATCAGGGATTTGAGGTCCATCAGCTTAACCATCACCATCTACAAAGCCATTTCCAAAATTTTAGCTGAAAGACTCAAGGTAATGCTCCCTAAACTTGTGTCTAGTCAGCAGTCTGCTTTCGTTAAGGGTAGACAAATATTGGACAGTATTTTGGTTGCAAATGAATGTTTAGACTCTAGATTAAAACTTGGTACCCCGGGGTTGGTGTGTAAAATTGATCTCGAGAAGGCCTTTGATAATGTTAAATGGTTTTTCCTTATGGagattttacaaaaaatgggTTTTGGTAATGTTTGGC TGTTGACAATGATGTTCCATAAAGCTGAAATGGATGGTTTGCTAgggttttttttatcttcttcttctaatagtgtTGTCAAAGTCAGTCATCTTCTATTCGCTGACGATATGTTAGTTATTTTAGATGATAATGTTGAGCAA GACATTGAAGGTAAGACTGAAATTATGGGATGTTCGTGTGACTGTTTTCCAACTCAGTATCTTGGCATGCCTTTGGGAGACAAATCAAATTCTACTTCTAAATGGGATAGGATTGTGGAAATATGTAAGGCAAGATTGGCTTCATGGAAGCGTAAAACTCTTTCACGAGATGGTAAGCTTTCTCTAATAAAAAGTGTTCTACAAAGCATTCCTATTTACTATTTCTCTCTTTTCATGGCTCCTTTTAAAGTGATAAAATCTATTGAAAAG AAGTGGTGGTGGAGGCTTGGAAATGAACCAGAAGCTCTCTGGTCACGGGTTGTTACGGACAAGCATGGAATTTCTTATCTAGGTTGGAGAACGCATCAACTTAAGGAGAAGTATGGAGTCAGTCTTTGGAGAAACATTTTCTCAACTGCAGAAGAAATTTTTAAACATTGTCAATTCAAGATAGGTAAGGGGGATAGGATTAGACTTTGGGAAGATAAGTGGAGTATTCAGGGCTCCCTTTCTTCCCTTTTTCCGAGTCTCTATAGCTTATCTAGTTCCAAAAATATCTCTATTATGGATGCTTTTCAAAATGATGTTGATGGTTTTAAATGGAATTTGGGTCTTAATCACAGAAGACGTTTGTATGATACAGAAATTGCGGAACTTTGTATCGTTATACCTCTGTTAGATTCCATTGTGCTCATTCCTGACATGGATGACCAGTTTATTTGGCTCGGCGACAAGAAGGGCACATTTTCAGTTAAAACGGCTTATATCAACTACTCTCAAGGTATTGATCCTATCATTCCTTTTCCTAGTTATAAGGTGTGGTCTAGAGCATGGCCACGTCGTGTTGGTTTCTTTCTCTGGAAAGTTTGTTTGAATAGGTTGCCAACCTTAAGCAACCTGCACCACAGAAATAGTGCTTTAGATTCACCAAATTTGTGTTATCTGTGTGGTCTGACTGAAGAAACTGAAGACCATCTCCTTCTGCAATGTACTTCGGCTATTAGTGTTTGGAACTACTTCATGAACTTTGTTGGAGGTGGCAGTCCTATACTTCATACTGTCAAGGAGGTTATCGTGGGATGGAAGAATCCTCCTCTATCTGCCCAAGGAAAACAACTGTGGAAAAGACTTCCGACAGCCATCCCTTGGGGATTATGGAAAGCTCGTAACGACATTGCCTTCTCCGGAAAGACGTTCAAGCTGCAAGGTGTCATTAGAGATATAAAAATAGATGCCTTCAATATAGAGGCCTGGATTGCTTTAAGGGCATCAATACAACGAGTGTAA